The following are encoded in a window of Chitinophagaceae bacterium genomic DNA:
- a CDS encoding 1-acyl-sn-glycerol-3-phosphate acyltransferase: MLYSFVKIIARLALPIYCRDIAINRKEYLNHKGPLLLAVNHPNSFLDAIILCTLFDKPVYSLARGDAFKKKIFARILYLFKMFPVYRVSEGVENLEENYKTFEQCKNIFKQNGIVLIFSEGRCINEWHLRPLKKGTARLAISSWMEGIELEVLPVAINYSSFKRFGKNVKLFFGDMITKDQVDYTNSDGIAIRQFNDILQSQLRKHVYEIKPHDPATLRQKLYIHQPFWKKAILLIPAVAGYFVHVPLYAMVKWLANKMNKEPGHFDSKIVGLLFIIYPVFLLLLSFIVFLYTGNWLSLLLLLLLPLTAWAYVQLKKQLD, from the coding sequence TTGCTTTATTCATTTGTAAAAATCATTGCAAGACTGGCCTTACCCATTTACTGCAGGGATATTGCCATTAACCGCAAAGAATATTTAAACCACAAAGGGCCTTTGCTGCTTGCCGTCAATCATCCCAACTCCTTCCTGGATGCCATCATACTCTGCACCCTGTTTGATAAACCGGTTTACTCCCTTGCCCGGGGAGATGCATTCAAAAAGAAGATCTTTGCCCGGATACTGTACCTGTTCAAAATGTTCCCTGTTTACCGGGTGAGTGAAGGCGTGGAAAACCTGGAAGAAAATTATAAGACCTTCGAGCAGTGTAAAAATATCTTTAAGCAAAATGGCATTGTTCTCATATTCAGTGAAGGGAGGTGCATCAATGAATGGCATTTAAGGCCGCTTAAAAAAGGTACGGCCCGGCTGGCCATCAGCAGCTGGATGGAGGGCATTGAACTGGAAGTGTTGCCGGTTGCCATCAATTACAGTTCTTTTAAGCGGTTTGGGAAAAATGTAAAATTGTTCTTTGGCGATATGATCACAAAAGACCAGGTTGACTATACGAACAGCGACGGCATTGCCATCCGGCAGTTCAATGACATCTTACAATCCCAACTCCGGAAGCATGTTTATGAAATAAAGCCACATGATCCGGCGACGCTCAGGCAGAAACTTTACATTCACCAGCCTTTTTGGAAGAAGGCCATCCTGCTGATCCCTGCTGTTGCGGGGTACTTTGTTCACGTTCCATTGTATGCAATGGTTAAATGGCTGGCCAATAAAATGAATAAAGAGCCGGGGCATTTTGATTCGAAAATTGTGGGGTTGCTTTTTATTATCTACCCGGTATTTTTATTGCTGCTGAGCTTTATTGTTTTTTTGTATACCGGGAACTGGTTATCCCTGCTGCTGTTGCTGCTCCTTCCTTTAACTGCATGGGCGTATGTTCAGTTAAAAAAGCAGCTGGATTAA